One window of Chlamydia sp. 04-14 genomic DNA carries:
- the rpsS gene encoding 30S ribosomal protein S19 codes for MSRSLRKGPFVDHHLIKKVRAMNSLEKKSPIKTWSRRSMITPEMIGHTFEVHNGKKFLTVFVSETMVGHKLGEFSPTRIFKSHPVKKG; via the coding sequence ATGAGTAGATCGTTAAGAAAGGGTCCTTTTGTTGATCACCATCTGATAAAAAAAGTACGTGCTATGAACTCGCTGGAGAAGAAATCTCCAATTAAAACTTGGTCTCGTCGTTCTATGATTACCCCTGAAATGATTGGCCACACATTTGAAGTTCATAACGGAAAAAAGTTTCTAACAGTTTTTGTTTCAGAAACTATGGTAGGACATAAGTTGGGTGAATTTTCTCCAACAAGAATATTTAAAAGTCATCCCGTGAAGAAAGGGTAA